One stretch of Pirellulales bacterium DNA includes these proteins:
- a CDS encoding arylsulfatase, with product MKKPWLLALLAGLLWVGPAWAASKPNILLIVSDDTGYGDLGPYGGGEGRGMPTPNIDRMAAEGMTFFSFYAQPSCTPGRAAILTGRIPNRSGMTTVAFQGQGGGLPQAEWTLGSVLKQAGYRTYFTGKWHLGEADYALPNAHGYDVMKHCLLYHCNAYTYGDPTWFPDMDPELRAMFDKVTKGSLSGKAGEKPKEDWKVNGQYVDTPEKGLVGIPFLDKYVEQAGLEFLDDAAKHPDQPFFAHINFMKVHQPNLPAPEFQNKSLSKSKYADSVVELDARIGHVMDKLRALKLDANTLVFYTTDNGAWQDVYPDAGYTPLRGTKGTVREGGSRVPAFAVWPGKIKPNVRNHDILGGLDLMATFASVAGAKLPDKDREGQPMMFDSFDMSPVLFGTGKCARKAWFYFTETELSPGAARVGNYKAVFNLRGDDGQATGGLAVDANLGWKGPEKYVATVPQIFDLWQDPQERYDIFMNNYTERTWTMITFNVAIKDLMKTYVKYPPRKMQSEVYTGPITLQQYERFQYIREALEKNGFSIPVPSGN from the coding sequence ATGAAAAAGCCATGGTTGCTGGCGTTGCTCGCCGGGTTGTTGTGGGTCGGGCCTGCCTGGGCCGCCTCGAAGCCGAACATCCTGCTGATCGTTTCCGACGACACGGGCTACGGCGATCTGGGGCCGTACGGCGGCGGCGAAGGGCGCGGCATGCCGACGCCGAACATCGACCGCATGGCCGCCGAAGGAATGACCTTCTTCTCCTTCTATGCGCAGCCGAGCTGCACGCCGGGCCGCGCGGCGATACTGACCGGGCGCATTCCCAATCGCAGCGGCATGACGACCGTCGCGTTCCAAGGCCAAGGCGGCGGTCTGCCGCAGGCCGAATGGACCTTGGGCTCGGTGCTCAAGCAGGCCGGATACCGGACCTACTTCACCGGCAAGTGGCACCTGGGCGAGGCCGATTACGCCCTGCCGAATGCTCACGGCTATGACGTGATGAAGCACTGCCTGCTGTACCACTGCAATGCCTACACCTATGGCGACCCGACGTGGTTCCCCGACATGGACCCCGAACTGCGCGCGATGTTCGACAAAGTCACCAAGGGTTCGCTCTCGGGCAAGGCCGGCGAAAAGCCGAAAGAGGATTGGAAGGTCAACGGCCAATATGTCGACACGCCGGAGAAAGGCCTGGTCGGCATCCCCTTCCTCGACAAGTACGTCGAACAGGCCGGGCTCGAATTTCTTGACGACGCCGCGAAGCACCCGGATCAGCCGTTCTTTGCCCATATCAATTTCATGAAGGTGCACCAGCCGAACCTGCCGGCGCCCGAGTTTCAGAACAAGTCGCTGTCGAAGTCGAAGTATGCCGACTCGGTGGTCGAGCTCGATGCCCGCATCGGGCACGTGATGGACAAGCTGCGCGCGTTGAAGCTGGACGCGAACACGCTGGTCTTCTATACGACCGACAACGGCGCCTGGCAGGACGTCTATCCCGATGCCGGTTACACGCCGCTGCGCGGGACCAAGGGCACCGTGCGCGAGGGTGGCAGCCGCGTGCCGGCGTTCGCCGTGTGGCCGGGGAAGATCAAGCCCAACGTGCGCAACCACGACATTCTCGGAGGGCTCGATCTGATGGCGACCTTTGCCTCGGTGGCCGGCGCGAAGCTGCCGGACAAGGACCGCGAAGGCCAACCCATGATGTTCGACAGCTTCGACATGTCGCCGGTGCTGTTCGGCACGGGCAAATGTGCCCGCAAGGCCTGGTTCTATTTCACCGAGACGGAACTGTCGCCGGGCGCCGCGCGCGTGGGCAACTACAAGGCCGTGTTCAACCTGCGCGGCGACGACGGGCAGGCGACCGGCGGCCTGGCGGTCGACGCCAATCTCGGCTGGAAGGGGCCTGAAAAGTACGTGGCCACCGTGCCGCAGATCTTCGATCTCTGGCAGGACCCGCAAGAGCGCTACGACATCTTCATGAACAATTACACGGAACGGACGTGGACCATGATCACGTTCAACGTGGCGATCAAGGACCTGATGAAGACCTACGTGAAGTACCCGCCGCGGAAGATGCAGAGCGAGGTCTACACGGGCCCGATCACCCTGCAACAGTACGAACGCTTCCAGTACATCCGCGAGGCGCTGGAAAAGAACGGTTTCAGCATTCCCGTTCCGTCCGGCAACTAG
- a CDS encoding haloacid dehalogenase-like hydrolase — translation MDFVAQVTTEGGAGFVPLADRIAVFDNDGTLWTEQPMYTQLAFALDRVKQLAPQHPEWKAQQPFQAALENDLRALAASGEKGLIELVMATHAGISTTEFEAIVRDWFETARHPRFKQRYTELAFRPMVELLEFLRAHGFKTFIVSGGGIEFMRPMTQAVYGIPAEQVVGSTIKTKYEVRDGKPVLMRLPEIDFIDDKAGKPVGINKYIGKRPIAAFGNSAGDREMLEWTAAGQAPRLMMLVFHDDARREYAYGPANGLPDSKFGTFPQSLMEQAQEQGWHVISMQHDWARVFSFDE, via the coding sequence CTGGATTTCGTCGCACAGGTGACCACGGAAGGCGGCGCGGGATTCGTTCCGCTCGCCGATCGCATCGCCGTGTTCGACAACGACGGCACGCTGTGGACCGAGCAGCCGATGTACACGCAGTTGGCGTTCGCGCTCGACCGCGTGAAGCAGCTGGCACCACAGCATCCCGAATGGAAAGCCCAGCAGCCGTTTCAAGCGGCGCTCGAAAACGATCTGCGGGCCCTGGCCGCGTCGGGCGAGAAAGGGCTGATCGAGCTGGTCATGGCGACGCACGCCGGCATCAGCACGACTGAGTTCGAGGCGATCGTCCGGGACTGGTTTGAAACCGCGCGCCATCCGCGGTTCAAGCAGCGCTATACCGAGCTGGCCTTTCGGCCGATGGTCGAGCTGCTGGAGTTCCTGCGGGCCCACGGCTTCAAGACGTTCATCGTCTCCGGCGGGGGCATCGAATTCATGCGGCCGATGACGCAGGCGGTCTACGGCATCCCGGCCGAGCAAGTCGTCGGCTCGACGATCAAGACCAAGTACGAGGTCCGCGATGGCAAGCCGGTGCTCATGCGGCTGCCCGAGATCGACTTCATCGATGACAAGGCCGGCAAGCCCGTGGGGATCAACAAGTACATCGGCAAGCGTCCGATCGCGGCGTTCGGCAACTCGGCCGGAGATCGCGAGATGCTGGAATGGACCGCGGCAGGCCAGGCGCCGCGGCTGATGATGCTGGTGTTTCACGACGACGCGCGCCGCGAATATGCCTATGGTCCGGCCAACGGTTTGCCGGATTCCAAGTTCGGCACCTTCCCCCAGTCGTTGATGGAACAGGCCCAGGAACAAGGCTGGCACGTGATCAGCATGCAGCACGACTGGGCGCGCGTGTTTTCGTTCGACGAGTGA
- a CDS encoding maleylpyruvate isomerase N-terminal domain-containing protein, producing the protein MLSQVAPDGGAVDWTDGGIEVLVFHGPPPAPVEATPTGDRTNSKLNRSINPRQRSRRIIVYHAAAMATTAPISVNHLFPEISQRLVALLRSLGSAEWHLPTLSSRRCVKDVAAHLLDGSLRRLSLQRDDYLPSKGSGEPRPGETLLDFLTRLNGEWETAARRLSPQVLCALIEWADEELARFFPTLDPNGKAQFSVAWTGESVSLNWMDLAREYTEKWHHTQQVFEATARPSTIAERRLFYPCLDVFMRALPYTFRHVTAPQGSTVAVKITGEAGGAWSVTRIGASWLLAAGESVSPTARFTIDQNDAWKLFTKRLDRAEAIRRFPSIRIEGDGVLGSQVIDMVAVMA; encoded by the coding sequence TTGCTGAGTCAGGTGGCACCTGACGGCGGGGCTGTCGATTGGACGGATGGCGGCATCGAGGTGCTTGTTTTTCACGGACCGCCGCCCGCGCCTGTCGAGGCAACTCCCACGGGCGATCGAACCAACAGCAAGCTCAACCGGTCTATCAACCCAAGGCAACGGAGTCGCCGGATCATCGTTTATCATGCTGCTGCTATGGCCACTACTGCCCCTATCTCGGTCAATCACCTATTCCCAGAGATCAGTCAACGTCTTGTCGCTCTGTTGCGTTCGCTCGGCAGTGCAGAATGGCATCTTCCAACGCTGAGCTCGAGACGTTGCGTCAAGGATGTGGCCGCCCACCTGCTGGATGGAAGTTTGCGTCGACTCTCACTGCAGCGAGATGATTACCTTCCCTCCAAAGGAAGCGGAGAACCTCGGCCGGGCGAAACCTTGCTCGACTTTTTGACACGCCTCAACGGCGAGTGGGAAACGGCAGCCCGCCGTCTGAGCCCCCAGGTATTGTGTGCGTTGATCGAATGGGCAGACGAAGAATTGGCCCGTTTTTTTCCAACCCTTGATCCAAACGGCAAGGCGCAATTCTCGGTGGCGTGGACCGGTGAGAGCGTGTCCTTGAATTGGATGGACCTGGCGCGCGAATACACGGAGAAGTGGCATCACACGCAGCAGGTTTTCGAAGCCACGGCACGTCCGAGCACGATTGCCGAGAGACGCCTGTTTTATCCTTGCTTGGATGTCTTCATGCGTGCGTTGCCGTACACCTTTCGACATGTGACCGCGCCGCAAGGGAGCACGGTCGCCGTCAAGATTACAGGCGAGGCAGGCGGCGCATGGTCTGTGACTCGAATCGGGGCGTCATGGTTGCTGGCGGCGGGCGAGTCGGTGAGCCCGACCGCGCGATTTACGATCGACCAGAATGATGCCTGGAAACTATTTACCAAGCGACTGGACCGTGCCGAAGCAATCCGCCGTTTCCCGAGCATTCGCATCGAGGGGGACGGCGTTTTGGGTAGCCAGGTGATTGATATGGTTGCAGTGATGGCGTGA
- a CDS encoding mechanosensitive ion channel, whose amino-acid sequence MLPLFAQTVPVPMPAEPVLTTPTPAAEPVTMETVNGFWETFVNSFADAFREIIAQAPAVVAMLLVVVVGYLVARVLGRAAAALSEAIGLEAAAERSGLLGSMKQVGIRQSVSTIAGQIVFWISMCLFLSAAFNIVHWQALNEAMHTIVAYIPNLLVATIVVVVGLLVAGFLRGVVATSADRVGLSYAEHLANGCYYVLALLTFIAAFDQLGIQFDLFKDLILIACGGLALGFGLAFGLGGRDVMAGILAGYYTRQRLRAGDHVTVGTMHGRVREVGPVATIVETEEDGLLNRHSVPNVKMLNEAVR is encoded by the coding sequence ATGTTGCCGTTGTTTGCTCAGACCGTGCCGGTGCCGATGCCGGCGGAACCCGTCCTGACGACTCCCACCCCGGCCGCCGAGCCGGTGACGATGGAGACCGTGAACGGTTTTTGGGAAACGTTCGTGAACAGCTTTGCCGACGCATTCCGCGAGATCATCGCCCAGGCCCCGGCCGTGGTGGCGATGCTGCTGGTCGTCGTCGTCGGCTATCTCGTGGCCCGAGTGCTGGGCCGCGCCGCGGCCGCCCTGAGCGAAGCGATCGGCCTTGAGGCCGCCGCCGAGCGCAGCGGACTGTTGGGCTCGATGAAACAGGTCGGCATTCGTCAAAGTGTTTCGACCATCGCCGGCCAGATCGTGTTCTGGATCTCGATGTGCTTGTTCCTGAGCGCCGCGTTCAACATCGTCCACTGGCAAGCGCTGAACGAGGCGATGCACACGATCGTCGCGTATATCCCCAACCTGCTCGTGGCCACGATCGTCGTCGTGGTGGGCCTGCTCGTGGCGGGCTTCCTCCGCGGCGTGGTGGCGACCAGCGCCGACCGCGTGGGCCTGAGCTATGCCGAGCACCTGGCCAACGGCTGCTATTACGTGCTGGCCCTGCTGACGTTCATCGCGGCCTTCGACCAGCTCGGCATCCAGTTCGACCTGTTCAAGGACCTGATCCTGATCGCCTGCGGCGGCCTGGCTCTGGGCTTCGGCCTGGCGTTCGGCCTCGGCGGCCGCGACGTGATGGCAGGCATCCTGGCCGGCTACTACACCCGGCAGCGGCTGCGTGCCGGTGACCACGTGACGGTCGGCACGATGCACGGCCGCGTCCGCGAAGTCGGCCCCGTGGCCACGATCGTCGAGACCGAAGAAGACGGCCTGCTCAACCGCCACAGCGTGCCGAACGTGAAGATGCTCAACGAAGCGGTCCGGTAA
- a CDS encoding RNA polymerase sigma factor, with translation MDAVLESIERSDEQLLAEAAREGSDGPAFVELVNRHRQRVWRICYRLLGNEHDAQDAAQEVFVALFLQRRKFAGRARFTTWLHGIAVRKCLMLRRGRGRRQRRENPADAGTLDIRHSSRAPHPDTSDVYEMLGILDDEDRALMLLKYAEDYTIEELAEIFELSPSACKMRLSRAREKLQAQFGRDFGPDEPDDSRV, from the coding sequence GTGGATGCCGTCTTGGAAAGCATCGAGCGCAGCGACGAGCAGCTACTTGCCGAAGCGGCCCGCGAAGGGTCCGACGGTCCTGCTTTCGTTGAACTCGTCAACCGGCATCGGCAGCGCGTCTGGCGCATCTGTTACCGGCTGTTGGGCAACGAGCACGACGCCCAAGATGCTGCGCAAGAGGTGTTCGTCGCGCTGTTCCTGCAACGCAGGAAATTTGCCGGACGGGCCCGCTTCACCACGTGGCTGCACGGCATCGCGGTTCGCAAGTGCTTGATGCTGCGTCGCGGGCGCGGACGGCGGCAACGCCGCGAGAACCCGGCCGACGCGGGCACGCTCGACATCCGGCACAGCTCGCGAGCGCCCCATCCCGATACGAGCGACGTCTACGAGATGCTCGGCATCCTCGACGACGAAGACCGTGCCCTGATGCTCCTCAAGTATGCCGAGGACTACACCATCGAGGAACTGGCCGAAATCTTCGAGCTCTCGCCGAGCGCTTGCAAGATGCGGCTGTCCCGAGCGCGCGAGAAACTTCAGGCGCAGTTCGGCCGCGATTTCGGGCCGGACGAACCTGATGACTCGCGCGTCTGA
- a CDS encoding response regulator: MSAPIRPLQLVVVDDDSSMVRLLSHVARQGMGERVNIVEMTDPVKAREWLDGNCCDILLTDLQMPGLDGLELLRFAKRRNAWTQVLFMTAHSTWDTISEAIENGASDYLLKPVNQFELVELLHQAYERFVRWQSAVGQTMRQRLVTTR, encoded by the coding sequence ATGTCTGCCCCCATTCGTCCGCTGCAATTGGTCGTTGTCGATGACGATTCGAGCATGGTTCGCTTGCTCTCGCACGTGGCCCGACAAGGCATGGGCGAGCGGGTGAACATCGTCGAGATGACCGACCCGGTGAAGGCCCGCGAATGGCTCGACGGGAACTGTTGCGACATCCTGTTGACCGACCTGCAGATGCCGGGCCTCGACGGCCTGGAGCTGCTGAGGTTCGCCAAGCGGCGCAATGCCTGGACGCAGGTGCTGTTCATGACGGCGCACTCGACCTGGGACACGATCAGCGAGGCGATCGAGAACGGCGCGAGCGATTACCTGCTCAAGCCGGTCAACCAGTTCGAGCTGGTCGAGCTGCTCCACCAGGCGTACGAGCGGTTTGTCCGTTGGCAGTCGGCCGTGGGCCAGACCATGCGCCAAAGACTCGTGACGACGCGCTAG
- a CDS encoding chemotaxis protein CheW — MSSISSSISNILLDKEILLESGTNELELLVFNVADYTFGINVAKVREVLPTQTLTRLPRAHRSVRGVFKLRNQVVPCVSLYEHLSIERGGPDAESNLILTDFNQQQTAFLVDSVERIHRLSWEQILSMPPLMVIAQTPVTAIARCDGRLIVMLDFEMIIDQVTDRAFRTDAVENPRGLPRETLRVVLADDSPTVREAVANTLRASGYTNLRYFENGGEAWRWIETRLAETGDVGQVADLIISDVEMPQVDGFHLTKRVKEHPRLNRLPVLLYSSIVTPDNLKKGQAVGADAQIAKPELSKIVELADELISAARGSAVESSTPPLAEISPATQPIAAAAVAPAPFAAAAPQPAVAASASSAAAATQVRPVAAVPAGAKVPGGDTRLWNTFQQELAGHLKQLRGLAKAAGRKTPDAAQVNTWLRTLHTIKSASMVVPVEEVAHATHLLESLIEAQRQGGSWQPTAIDAYLNWLGELLGANDPRRVLDEASGVQAEIAVALAATAR; from the coding sequence ATGTCGAGTATCAGCAGTTCGATCAGCAACATCCTGCTGGACAAGGAAATCCTGCTCGAGAGTGGCACCAACGAGTTGGAATTGTTGGTGTTCAACGTGGCCGACTACACGTTCGGCATCAACGTGGCCAAGGTCCGCGAAGTGCTGCCGACGCAGACGCTGACGCGGTTGCCTCGGGCCCATCGGTCGGTGCGCGGCGTGTTCAAGCTGCGCAACCAAGTCGTGCCGTGTGTGTCGCTGTACGAGCACTTGAGCATCGAGCGCGGCGGTCCCGACGCCGAGTCGAATCTGATCCTGACCGATTTCAATCAGCAACAAACGGCGTTTCTGGTCGATAGCGTCGAGCGGATTCACCGTCTGAGCTGGGAGCAGATCCTGTCGATGCCGCCGCTGATGGTCATTGCGCAGACGCCGGTCACCGCGATCGCCCGCTGCGACGGGCGGCTGATCGTGATGCTCGATTTTGAGATGATCATCGACCAGGTGACCGACCGCGCCTTTCGCACCGACGCGGTCGAAAACCCGCGCGGCCTGCCGCGCGAGACGCTGCGCGTCGTGCTGGCCGACGACTCGCCCACGGTGCGCGAGGCCGTGGCCAACACGCTCCGCGCCAGCGGCTATACGAATCTGCGCTATTTCGAGAACGGCGGCGAAGCCTGGCGGTGGATCGAGACACGGCTTGCCGAAACGGGCGACGTCGGTCAGGTAGCGGATCTGATCATCAGCGACGTCGAGATGCCGCAAGTCGACGGTTTCCACCTGACCAAGCGCGTCAAGGAGCACCCCCGGTTGAACCGCTTGCCGGTGCTGCTCTATTCGTCGATCGTCACACCAGACAATCTGAAGAAGGGACAAGCCGTCGGGGCCGACGCGCAGATTGCCAAGCCCGAGCTGAGCAAGATCGTGGAGTTGGCCGACGAGTTGATCAGCGCCGCGCGTGGTTCGGCCGTTGAGTCCTCCACGCCGCCGCTTGCCGAGATTTCTCCCGCGACGCAGCCCATCGCCGCGGCCGCCGTCGCGCCGGCGCCGTTCGCCGCGGCGGCTCCTCAACCGGCCGTCGCCGCCAGCGCATCGAGCGCCGCGGCGGCCACCCAGGTACGGCCCGTCGCCGCGGTGCCCGCGGGCGCCAAGGTCCCGGGCGGCGATACACGGCTCTGGAACACGTTTCAGCAGGAGCTCGCCGGTCACCTCAAGCAGTTGCGCGGCCTGGCGAAAGCCGCGGGGCGCAAAACGCCGGACGCTGCCCAGGTCAACACCTGGCTGCGGACGCTGCACACGATCAAGTCGGCGTCCATGGTGGTGCCGGTCGAAGAAGTTGCGCACGCGACCCATCTGCTGGAGAGTCTGATCGAAGCGCAACGGCAAGGAGGCTCGTGGCAACCGACAGCCATCGACGCCTATCTGAACTGGCTCGGCGAACTACTCGGCGCGAACGATCCGCGGCGTGTGCTGGACGAAGCGAGCGGCGTGCAGGCCGAGATTGCCGTGGCCTTGGCCGCGACCGCGCGTTAG
- a CDS encoding HupE/UreJ family protein, with the protein MRRPMSRFALVLLCLSAMVTPALAHPGHPEGTFHDGFNHPLLGLDHLLAMVAVGLLGVRLGGRSLWLMPVSFLSAMLVGGLAAAAGMPLPLVEYGILASVLVLGALIATSVRFPVAAAAALVAAFAFFHGHAHAAEMVAGGSLAPYAGGFLLATASLHALGIGGGLLLARIANSNAVRAAGGAISAATLLLALGLL; encoded by the coding sequence ATGCGTCGTCCAATGAGCCGTTTTGCCCTGGTCCTGCTGTGTCTGTCGGCGATGGTCACCCCCGCCTTGGCCCATCCGGGTCATCCCGAGGGTACCTTTCACGACGGCTTCAACCACCCGCTGCTGGGCCTCGACCATCTATTGGCGATGGTGGCCGTCGGCCTCTTGGGGGTGCGCCTCGGCGGGCGCTCGCTGTGGCTGATGCCGGTATCGTTCTTGTCGGCCATGCTCGTCGGCGGGCTAGCCGCGGCGGCCGGCATGCCGCTGCCGCTGGTCGAATACGGCATTTTGGCGAGCGTTCTCGTGCTGGGGGCGCTGATCGCTACCTCGGTGCGTTTCCCGGTCGCGGCCGCCGCGGCACTAGTCGCGGCGTTCGCGTTCTTCCATGGGCATGCCCACGCGGCCGAAATGGTCGCCGGTGGTTCGCTGGCTCCTTACGCCGGTGGGTTCCTGCTGGCGACCGCCTCGTTGCACGCCTTGGGCATCGGCGGCGGACTGCTGCTCGCACGGATTGCCAACAGCAATGCCGTGCGTGCCGCGGGCGGCGCCATCTCGGCGGCCACCTTGCTGCTGGCGCTCGGCTTGCTGTAA
- a CDS encoding DUF4214 domain-containing protein — protein MGPTRKSPRRRHPARRSRLGCGERLEPRALLAVTLTPLEQLHLELINQARANPLAAISRYGVADLNEGLVPGTIAPGPKQPLAPLDILSNVARAHSADMLARNYFAHVNPEGQGPGERATAAGYAYQYLGENLAWGNYGTTPSDQVVDNLHGGLIRSPHHREALFFPNFEEIGVGLVAGYKPGESTLSHFTTNLFGANGGPRYLTGVVYADIYRDDNFYTPGEGLGNILITVRSATGQVFTTTTGPSGGYALELPSGSYSITAMGIGLLGEQYATTVIQTSNVKVDFVRDGAPSLGYFIEEAYQSLLGRNPSQADINAWVIPASSTSLRAVLAGFVGSDEYLARAGSAPAFVTNAYRQVLGRSPAPNEVNTWVGQFLAGLPRSAFANAVASSGELTNRLESYNTRYRALFGFTPDTEQTYAWTLAANGNVPWLNTLLVDTLGRGATDTERLAWSKAMADGVTRTQVADLFLRSPERLGGLIGGYYLNILGRAASSSELNAWIGAVQNGAALETVQSLLYGSSEFLARVGGNNTAFVQTLYQQVLGRQGSPGEWNLWVGPLNAGAATRSGTATVFLTSPEARARLIDGWYRLYLNRPADTGGIAFWTGYLAGNSQFAAQLAIVTSPEYSTIAAASA, from the coding sequence ATGGGGCCGACCCGTAAATCGCCGCGACGCCGTCATCCTGCGCGGCGATCGCGGCTTGGCTGCGGCGAACGGCTCGAACCCCGCGCGCTGCTGGCCGTGACGCTGACACCGCTCGAACAGCTGCACCTCGAGCTGATTAATCAGGCACGGGCCAATCCCCTGGCGGCGATCAGTCGCTACGGCGTCGCCGACCTGAACGAAGGCCTGGTCCCCGGCACGATCGCTCCCGGTCCGAAACAGCCGCTGGCGCCGCTGGACATCCTGAGCAACGTCGCGCGGGCCCACTCAGCCGACATGTTGGCGCGGAACTACTTTGCCCACGTCAATCCGGAAGGGCAGGGACCCGGCGAGCGCGCCACGGCGGCGGGTTACGCCTACCAGTACCTCGGCGAGAACCTGGCCTGGGGCAACTACGGCACGACGCCTTCCGACCAGGTAGTCGACAACTTGCACGGCGGCCTGATCCGCAGCCCGCACCATCGCGAGGCCCTTTTTTTTCCCAACTTCGAGGAGATCGGCGTGGGCCTCGTGGCCGGCTACAAGCCGGGCGAGTCGACGCTGTCGCATTTCACCACGAACCTGTTCGGCGCGAATGGCGGGCCCCGCTATCTGACCGGCGTCGTGTATGCCGACATCTACCGCGACGACAACTTCTACACGCCGGGTGAAGGATTGGGGAATATCCTCATCACGGTCCGGAGTGCGACCGGCCAGGTGTTCACCACCACGACCGGTCCCTCGGGCGGGTATGCCCTGGAGCTGCCCAGCGGCAGCTACAGCATCACGGCCATGGGGATCGGGCTCTTGGGCGAGCAATATGCCACGACGGTGATCCAAACGTCCAACGTGAAGGTCGATTTCGTCCGCGACGGAGCGCCTTCGTTGGGCTATTTCATCGAAGAGGCCTACCAGTCGCTGCTGGGACGCAACCCCAGCCAGGCCGATATCAATGCGTGGGTCATCCCGGCGTCGAGCACGTCGCTACGAGCCGTGCTGGCCGGGTTTGTCGGTTCGGATGAATACCTGGCCCGGGCCGGTTCGGCCCCGGCATTTGTGACCAATGCCTATCGCCAGGTGCTGGGCCGGTCGCCTGCGCCGAACGAAGTCAACACCTGGGTCGGGCAGTTCCTGGCCGGCTTGCCGCGGAGCGCCTTTGCCAACGCCGTGGCGAGCAGCGGCGAGCTGACCAACCGGCTCGAAAGCTACAACACCCGCTACCGCGCGCTGTTCGGATTTACGCCCGACACCGAGCAGACCTATGCCTGGACCCTGGCGGCGAACGGCAATGTGCCCTGGCTCAACACCCTGCTCGTCGACACGCTCGGCCGCGGGGCCACCGATACCGAACGCCTGGCCTGGTCGAAGGCCATGGCCGACGGCGTCACTCGAACACAGGTGGCCGACCTCTTTCTGCGATCGCCCGAGCGGCTTGGCGGTCTGATCGGCGGCTACTATCTCAACATCCTCGGCCGCGCCGCTTCGAGCAGCGAATTGAATGCCTGGATCGGCGCGGTGCAAAACGGGGCCGCGCTCGAAACGGTCCAGAGCCTGCTCTATGGATCGTCCGAGTTCCTGGCCCGAGTCGGGGGCAACAACACGGCGTTCGTGCAGACGCTGTACCAACAAGTGCTTGGCCGGCAGGGCTCGCCGGGAGAATGGAATCTGTGGGTCGGCCCACTCAATGCCGGCGCGGCGACTCGTAGCGGAACGGCGACGGTGTTTCTGACCAGCCCCGAGGCACGCGCGCGGCTGATCGACGGCTGGTATCGTCTCTATCTCAATCGGCCGGCCGATACAGGCGGCATTGCGTTTTGGACCGGTTACCTGGCCGGCAACTCGCAATTCGCCGCGCAGTTGGCCATCGTGACCAGCCCGGAATACTCGACGATCGCCGCGGCGAGCGCGTGA